From Pseudomonas sp. B21-028, one genomic window encodes:
- a CDS encoding DNA-3-methyladenine glycosylase I — translation MPRCFWCSEDPLYMAYHDQEWGTPLRDAQGLFELLLLEGFQAGLSWITVLRKRAHYREVLYNFDVQRLAQMSDAEIEDLMQDPGIIRNRLKLKAARRNAQAWLALENPVAFLWSFVGDRPIINHFRDRTEVPAITPEAVQMSKGLKKAGFTFVGPTICYAFMQASGMVMDHTQDCDRYAELANGG, via the coding sequence ATGCCACGCTGCTTTTGGTGTTCCGAAGATCCGTTGTACATGGCCTATCACGATCAGGAGTGGGGGACGCCGCTGCGCGATGCGCAGGGTTTGTTCGAGTTGCTTTTGCTCGAAGGGTTCCAGGCCGGGCTGTCCTGGATCACCGTGCTGCGCAAACGCGCCCATTACCGCGAGGTGCTGTACAACTTCGACGTACAGCGGTTGGCGCAGATGAGCGATGCCGAAATCGAGGACCTGATGCAGGACCCCGGCATCATCCGCAACCGCCTCAAGCTCAAGGCCGCGCGCCGCAACGCCCAGGCCTGGTTGGCGCTGGAAAACCCGGTGGCGTTCCTCTGGTCGTTCGTCGGCGACAGACCCATCATCAACCATTTCAGGGACCGCACCGAAGTGCCGGCCATCACGCCCGAAGCCGTGCAGATGAGCAAGGGCCTGAAAAAGGCCGGCTTCACCTTCGTCGGGCCGACCATTTGCTACGCCTTCATGCAGGCCTCGGGCATGGTGATGGACCACACCCAGGACTGCGACCGCTACGCCGAGCTGGCAAACGGCGGTTAG
- a CDS encoding SDR family NAD(P)-dependent oxidoreductase yields the protein MKIDFTGRYVLVTGSTSGIGFATAKGFLEAGAHVVINGRSESGVQDALQRLGELASKAEGFVGDLSNASGCQALVAKYPRFDVVINNLGIFKLEDFFDTPDSEWQRFFETNVMSGVRVSRAYAQGMVERGWGRIVFVSSESGVNIPADMIHYGFTKTAQLSIARGLAKRLAGTGVTVNSVLPGPTLSEGVAQMLQADVERTGESLEKVAADFVNEHRSTSIIQRAARVEEVANMIIYASSEQASATTGAALRVDGGVVDSIV from the coding sequence ATGAAAATCGACTTCACCGGCCGTTACGTTTTAGTCACCGGTTCCACCAGCGGCATCGGTTTTGCCACAGCCAAAGGCTTTCTCGAAGCCGGCGCCCACGTGGTCATCAACGGTCGCAGCGAGAGCGGCGTGCAGGACGCATTGCAGCGCTTGGGCGAGCTTGCTTCCAAAGCCGAAGGCTTTGTGGGCGACCTCAGCAACGCGTCAGGCTGCCAGGCATTGGTCGCCAAGTACCCGCGTTTTGATGTGGTCATCAACAACCTGGGCATCTTCAAGCTGGAAGATTTCTTCGATACGCCGGACAGCGAATGGCAACGCTTCTTCGAAACCAACGTGATGTCCGGCGTGCGTGTGTCCAGGGCTTATGCGCAGGGCATGGTCGAGCGTGGTTGGGGGCGGATTGTGTTTGTCTCGTCGGAATCTGGCGTGAATATTCCTGCTGACATGATTCATTACGGTTTCACCAAGACCGCCCAACTCTCCATTGCTCGCGGCCTGGCCAAGCGCCTTGCCGGCACGGGGGTTACGGTGAATTCGGTGCTGCCTGGGCCGACGCTGTCCGAAGGTGTCGCCCAGATGCTTCAAGCGGACGTCGAGCGTACAGGGGAAAGCCTGGAAAAGGTGGCGGCGGATTTCGTCAATGAGCATCGCAGTACCTCGATCATCCAGCGCGCGGCGCGGGTCGAGGAAGTGGCCAACATGATCATCTATGCCAGCTCGGAGCAGGCCTCGGCGACCACGGGTGCGGCGCTGCGGGTCGATGGAGGTGTGGTGGACAGCATTGTCTAG
- a CDS encoding methionine ABC transporter ATP-binding protein, translating into MIEFQNVHKTYRVAGKDIPALHPTSLTIENGQVFGLIGHSGAGKSTLLRLINRLEDASGGKIIVDGEEITALDATGLRRFRQQVGMIFQHFNLLASKTVADNVALPLTLAGELSRNDIDRRVAELLARVGLSDHARKYPAQLSGGQKQRVGIARALATKPKILLCDEATSALDPQTTASVLQLLAEINRELKLTIVLITHEMDVIRRVCDEVAVMDAGVIVEQGPVADVFLHPKHPTTKRFVQEDEQIDESEQRDDFAHVPGRIVRLTFQGDATYAPLLGTVARETGVDYSILAGRIDRIKDTPYGQLTLAITGGDMEAAFARFTAADVHMEVLR; encoded by the coding sequence GTGATTGAGTTTCAAAACGTCCATAAAACCTACCGCGTCGCCGGTAAGGATATTCCCGCGCTGCACCCGACCAGCCTGACGATCGAGAACGGTCAGGTCTTCGGCCTGATCGGCCACTCCGGTGCAGGAAAAAGTACCCTGCTGCGTCTGATCAATCGACTGGAAGACGCCAGCGGCGGCAAGATCATCGTCGACGGTGAAGAAATCACCGCCCTGGACGCCACGGGCCTGCGACGCTTCCGTCAACAGGTCGGGATGATTTTCCAACACTTCAACCTGTTGGCCTCCAAGACCGTGGCCGACAACGTGGCCCTGCCTCTGACCTTGGCGGGCGAGTTGTCCCGCAACGACATTGACCGGCGGGTAGCCGAGTTGCTGGCCCGTGTAGGTCTGTCTGACCACGCCAGGAAGTACCCGGCGCAGTTGTCCGGCGGCCAGAAGCAGCGCGTCGGCATTGCCCGCGCCCTGGCAACCAAGCCCAAGATTTTGCTGTGTGACGAGGCCACCAGTGCGCTCGACCCGCAGACCACCGCATCGGTGCTGCAACTGCTGGCCGAAATCAACCGCGAGCTGAAGCTGACCATCGTGTTGATCACCCATGAAATGGACGTGATCCGCCGGGTCTGCGATGAAGTGGCGGTGATGGACGCCGGCGTCATCGTCGAGCAAGGTCCGGTGGCCGACGTGTTCCTGCATCCCAAGCACCCGACCACCAAGCGTTTCGTCCAGGAAGACGAGCAGATCGACGAGAGCGAACAGCGCGACGATTTTGCCCACGTACCCGGGCGCATCGTGCGTCTGACCTTCCAGGGCGATGCGACCTACGCACCCTTGCTCGGCACCGTCGCCCGGGAAACCGGTGTGGACTACAGCATCCTGGCCGGCCGTATCGACCGCATCAAAGACACCCCCTATGGGCAACTGACCCTCGCCATCACCGGCGGTGACATGGAGGCGGCGTTTGCCCGCTTCACCGCGGCCGATGTTCACATGGAGGTGCTGCGCTGA
- a CDS encoding VOC family protein, with translation MGIRGNDRQIDNIEFNVSDIGRSKAFYGSVFGWRFVDYGPTYTEFSDGRLTGGFTTGEPVRPGGPLIILYADDLEATQLRLKTAGATISRDVFAFPGGQRFHFIDPDGYELAVWSAA, from the coding sequence ATGGGCATTCGAGGTAACGACCGCCAGATCGATAACATCGAGTTCAATGTCAGCGATATCGGCCGAAGCAAAGCCTTCTATGGAAGCGTATTCGGCTGGCGTTTCGTCGACTATGGCCCAACCTATACCGAATTCAGCGACGGTCGCCTGACCGGCGGGTTCACCACCGGTGAACCTGTGCGCCCAGGCGGCCCGTTGATCATCCTGTACGCCGATGATCTCGAAGCGACCCAACTCAGGCTCAAGACCGCAGGCGCCACCATCAGTCGTGACGTATTCGCCTTTCCAGGCGGTCAACGTTTCCACTTCATCGATCCGGACGGCTATGAACTGGCGGTGTGGTCGGCTGCCTGA
- a CDS encoding diguanylate cyclase, whose amino-acid sequence MGCLGSRDDQDLFIAEQVRTDRLQQLFRQSVSAVFGSYLAAIMLCWLCWDRFDHSVIFWWLAILSGSTLLRVSLFVAYVRSDESKRTPQRWERKYWVTLVLSASIWGGGALAVMPADDLLAQALVMLFTVGMSVSAVSCYSAYRDMTLVSIGLVLLPCTAWLLFQPSPIQVGMAVSILVFAAFVARATHKMSQALETAFRLTREMEQANSISTRAAQTDELTGLKSRRAFFEHAQRLYNDCKTNRLGLCAVMLDMDHFKQINDTYGHQVGDQVLRQMGVVISSSFRATDIHGRLGGEEFAILLPDTSIEVAIRIAEELIQTIGGLMIEPVHGITASLGVASTEAGHKDLHSLMNNADKALYRAKALGRNQVAVAL is encoded by the coding sequence ATGGGTTGCCTAGGATCTCGGGATGACCAGGATTTGTTCATCGCCGAGCAGGTGCGAACCGACCGGCTGCAGCAACTCTTTCGCCAATCGGTTTCGGCGGTTTTTGGCAGCTACCTCGCGGCCATCATGCTCTGTTGGCTGTGCTGGGATCGCTTTGACCACAGTGTCATCTTCTGGTGGCTGGCTATCCTGAGTGGATCGACTCTGCTGCGCGTATCGTTATTCGTTGCCTATGTGCGTAGCGACGAAAGCAAACGCACGCCTCAACGCTGGGAACGCAAATACTGGGTCACGCTGGTGTTGTCCGCCAGCATCTGGGGAGGAGGCGCATTGGCGGTCATGCCGGCGGACGATCTCTTGGCTCAGGCATTGGTCATGCTCTTTACAGTCGGCATGTCCGTCAGCGCGGTGTCTTGCTACTCGGCCTACCGCGACATGACGCTCGTCTCCATTGGCCTGGTGCTGTTGCCGTGCACCGCCTGGCTGTTGTTCCAACCGTCCCCGATCCAGGTTGGCATGGCAGTCTCGATTCTGGTGTTCGCGGCCTTTGTCGCCCGCGCTACACACAAAATGTCCCAGGCACTGGAAACCGCTTTCCGACTGACCCGTGAAATGGAGCAGGCGAACAGTATTTCTACCCGCGCAGCCCAGACCGATGAACTGACCGGCCTGAAGAGTCGGCGGGCTTTTTTCGAACATGCCCAACGGCTCTACAACGACTGTAAAACCAACCGGCTGGGGTTATGTGCGGTGATGCTGGACATGGACCACTTCAAGCAGATCAACGACACCTATGGTCATCAGGTTGGGGATCAGGTGTTGCGCCAGATGGGTGTGGTCATCAGTTCGTCCTTCCGTGCGACTGACATTCACGGTCGGCTGGGTGGGGAGGAGTTCGCGATTTTGCTTCCGGATACTTCCATTGAGGTCGCCATCAGGATTGCAGAAGAACTGATCCAGACCATTGGCGGGTTGATGATCGAGCCTGTCCACGGGATAACGGCCAGCCTCGGCGTCGCGTCGACGGAGGCTGGGCATAAGGATCTGCATAGCTTGATGAATAATGCGGATAAGGCGTTGTATCGGGCGAAGGCGTTGGGGCGCAATCAGGTGGCGGTGGCCCTGTAG
- a CDS encoding lysozyme inhibitor LprI family protein, producing the protein MIKSLLVGALLAMASASASAMSCDNPRNAYDRTYCASLKMVQSDQEINDQYKKTMSALNPDQKKKVKAAQIQWIKIRDNACSNDGLLYLDCANEKTEARIVILKAVERECRAAGCDDAKLSQVE; encoded by the coding sequence GTGATCAAGTCTTTGTTGGTTGGCGCATTGCTGGCAATGGCATCCGCATCGGCCTCTGCGATGAGTTGCGATAACCCTAGAAACGCCTATGACAGAACCTATTGCGCGTCGCTGAAAATGGTTCAGTCGGATCAGGAAATCAATGATCAATACAAGAAGACGATGAGTGCCCTGAACCCGGATCAAAAGAAAAAAGTGAAGGCCGCTCAAATCCAATGGATCAAAATTCGTGACAACGCTTGTTCCAACGATGGCCTGCTCTACCTGGACTGTGCCAACGAGAAGACCGAAGCGCGTATCGTCATACTCAAAGCTGTCGAGCGCGAGTGCCGTGCTGCCGGTTGCGACGATGCCAAGCTCTCGCAAGTCGAGTAA
- the katE gene encoding catalase HPII: MNTKQPATGKSQLAGTDTLDRGNTNAKLESLEPFRSDATEQALRTNQGVKIADNQNTLRAGARGPSLLEDFIMREKITHFDHERIPERIVHARGTGAHGYFQSYEAHSALTKAGFLQDPSKKTPVFVRFSTVQGPRGSGDTVRDVRGFAVKFFTDEGNFDLVGNNMPVFFIQDAVKFPDFVHAVKPEPHNEIPTGGSAHDTFWDFVSLVPESAHMVIWAMSDRAIPKSLRSMQGFGVHTFRMINAEGRSSFVKFHWRPKVGTCSLVWDEAQKLAGKDTDYHRRDLWEAIEMGDYPEWEFGVQIVAEEDEHKFDFDLLDPTKIIPEELVPITPLGKMVLNRNPDNFFAEVEQVAFCPGHIVPGIDFSNDPLLQGRLFSYTDTQISRLGGPNFHELPINRAITPVHNGQRDAMHRTTIDKGRTSYEPNSIDGGWPKETPPGPQDGGFESYPERIDAYKIRQRSDSFSDHFSQARLFYKSMSVHEQEHIIAAYSFELGKVEREYIRARQVNEILANIDLELAARVAKNLGLPAPTACTVDVPTPSLETSPALSQANLLSGDIKTRKVAVLVANGVDGAIIDALKQALKAEGAHAKILGPTSAPVMTAAGQTLPVDASMEGLPSIAFDAVFVPGGAQSIQALSGDGVALHYLLEAYKHLKAIALNGEARQLLALLKLDVDAGLIPDADAGKFADFFAAIAQHRVWAREPKAKGIPA, translated from the coding sequence ATGAATACCAAGCAGCCTGCAACCGGCAAGAGCCAACTGGCCGGGACCGACACCCTGGATCGCGGCAACACCAACGCCAAGCTTGAGAGCCTGGAGCCGTTTCGCTCCGATGCCACCGAGCAGGCCCTGCGCACCAATCAGGGTGTGAAGATCGCCGACAACCAGAACACTCTCCGCGCCGGCGCCCGTGGGCCCTCGCTGCTGGAAGACTTCATCATGCGTGAAAAGATCACGCATTTTGACCATGAGCGTATTCCTGAGCGCATCGTGCACGCCCGCGGTACCGGGGCCCACGGTTACTTTCAAAGTTACGAAGCGCATTCGGCGCTGACCAAGGCCGGCTTCCTACAGGACCCAAGCAAAAAGACTCCGGTGTTCGTGCGCTTTTCCACCGTGCAAGGGCCGCGGGGTTCTGGTGACACGGTGCGTGACGTGCGTGGTTTTGCGGTGAAGTTCTTTACCGACGAAGGCAACTTCGACCTGGTAGGCAACAACATGCCGGTCTTTTTCATACAGGATGCGGTGAAGTTTCCGGACTTTGTCCACGCGGTAAAACCCGAACCCCACAACGAGATTCCTACCGGCGGCTCGGCCCACGATACCTTCTGGGATTTTGTCTCGCTGGTGCCGGAATCGGCTCACATGGTGATCTGGGCGATGTCCGACCGGGCCATTCCAAAAAGCCTGCGGAGCATGCAAGGCTTCGGCGTGCATACGTTCCGCATGATCAACGCCGAAGGCCGCAGCAGTTTCGTCAAGTTCCATTGGCGACCCAAGGTCGGTACGTGTTCATTGGTGTGGGACGAAGCCCAGAAGTTGGCCGGTAAAGATACGGACTACCACCGTCGCGATCTGTGGGAAGCGATCGAGATGGGGGATTACCCGGAGTGGGAGTTCGGTGTGCAGATCGTCGCCGAGGAAGACGAGCACAAATTCGATTTCGACCTGCTCGACCCGACCAAGATCATTCCTGAAGAACTCGTGCCCATCACGCCCCTGGGCAAGATGGTGCTGAACCGCAACCCGGATAACTTCTTCGCCGAAGTCGAGCAAGTCGCCTTCTGCCCCGGGCATATCGTGCCGGGCATCGACTTTTCCAACGACCCGTTGCTGCAAGGCCGGCTCTTTTCCTACACCGATACGCAAATCAGCCGACTTGGTGGGCCGAATTTTCATGAGCTGCCGATCAACCGGGCGATCACCCCGGTGCACAACGGCCAGCGCGACGCCATGCACCGCACCACCATCGACAAGGGGCGGACCTCCTACGAGCCCAACTCCATCGACGGTGGCTGGCCGAAGGAAACCCCGCCCGGTCCGCAAGACGGTGGTTTTGAAAGCTATCCGGAGCGTATCGACGCCTACAAGATCCGCCAGCGCAGTGACTCGTTCAGCGACCATTTTTCCCAGGCGCGGCTGTTCTACAAGAGCATGAGTGTCCACGAACAGGAGCACATCATCGCGGCCTACAGTTTCGAGTTGGGCAAGGTCGAGCGGGAGTACATCAGGGCGCGGCAGGTTAACGAGATCCTCGCCAACATCGATTTGGAGCTGGCGGCGCGGGTGGCGAAAAACCTTGGGTTGCCAGCGCCCACCGCGTGCACCGTGGATGTGCCGACCCCTTCGCTGGAAACATCTCCAGCCTTGAGCCAGGCGAACCTGCTGTCTGGCGATATCAAGACGCGCAAAGTCGCGGTGCTGGTGGCGAACGGTGTCGATGGGGCGATCATCGATGCGCTCAAGCAGGCGCTGAAGGCCGAGGGCGCCCATGCAAAAATCCTCGGGCCGACCTCGGCGCCAGTCATGACCGCCGCTGGGCAAACGCTGCCGGTGGACGCGTCCATGGAAGGGTTGCCGTCCATTGCGTTTGACGCAGTGTTCGTACCGGGTGGCGCGCAATCGATCCAGGCCCTGAGCGGCGATGGCGTTGCGCTGCATTACCTGCTGGAGGCCTACAAACACCTGAAGGCTATTGCCCTCAACGGCGAAGCCAGGCAATTGCTGGCGCTGTTGAAACTGGACGTGGACGCGGGGCTGATTCCGGATGCGGATGCCGGCAAGTTCGCGGATTTCTTTGCGGCGATTGCCCAGCATCGGGTTTGGGCGCGGGAGCCCAAGGCCAAGGGGATTCCGGCTTGA
- a CDS encoding DUF6124 family protein codes for MFKVTPNPPETEQASPRTKSRTKKLEEAAERALDFYLSPKETKPDDPQPGQIFTIVKDIDNESLLANLSETLASADAMVNDLAFELEGSRRHVALGIQQLIELGSLLANRVLDNVESR; via the coding sequence ATGTTCAAAGTAACTCCAAACCCTCCGGAAACGGAGCAAGCCTCCCCGCGCACAAAATCCAGGACCAAAAAGCTCGAAGAAGCCGCAGAGCGCGCCCTGGATTTCTATCTCTCACCCAAAGAGACGAAACCCGACGATCCCCAACCGGGCCAGATATTCACAATCGTAAAAGACATCGACAACGAATCCCTGCTCGCCAACCTCAGCGAAACCCTGGCCTCGGCTGACGCCATGGTCAACGACCTCGCCTTCGAACTGGAAGGCTCACGCCGTCATGTGGCGCTCGGTATTCAGCAACTGATCGAGCTGGGTTCGTTGCTGGCAAATCGGGTGCTGGATAACGTTGAGTCGCGATAG
- the glyQ gene encoding glycine--tRNA ligase subunit alpha, producing MSQPTPAVRTFQDLILALQQYWAEQGCVVLQPYDMEVGAGTFHTATFLRAIGPETWNAAYVQPSRRPTDGRYGENPNRLQHYYQFQVVLKPNPENFQELYLGSLKRVGLDPLVHDIRFVEDNWESPTLGAWGLGWEVWLNGMEVTQFTYFQQAGGIECYPVTGEITYGLERLAMYLQGVDSVYDLVWADGPFGKVTYGDVFHQNEVEQSTYNFEHANVDKLFELFDFYESEAKRLIELDQPLPLPSYEMVLKASHTFNLLDARRAISVTARQQYILRVRTLARSVAQAYLMARAKLGFPMATPDLRDEVLAKLEAAQ from the coding sequence GTGAGCCAGCCTACGCCAGCCGTGCGTACCTTCCAAGACTTGATCCTCGCCCTCCAGCAATACTGGGCCGAGCAAGGTTGCGTGGTACTTCAGCCCTACGATATGGAAGTAGGCGCCGGCACTTTCCACACTGCCACGTTTCTGCGTGCCATCGGCCCGGAAACCTGGAACGCCGCCTACGTGCAGCCCAGCCGCCGCCCGACTGATGGCCGCTACGGCGAAAACCCGAACCGTCTGCAGCACTACTACCAGTTCCAGGTGGTCCTGAAACCGAACCCGGAAAACTTCCAGGAACTGTACCTGGGCTCCCTCAAGCGCGTGGGCCTCGACCCGCTGGTGCATGACATCCGTTTCGTCGAGGACAACTGGGAATCGCCGACCCTGGGCGCCTGGGGCCTGGGCTGGGAAGTCTGGCTCAACGGCATGGAAGTGACCCAGTTCACTTACTTCCAGCAGGCGGGCGGCATCGAGTGCTACCCGGTGACCGGCGAGATCACCTACGGCCTGGAACGCCTGGCCATGTACCTGCAAGGCGTGGATTCGGTCTACGACCTGGTGTGGGCAGACGGCCCGTTCGGCAAGGTGACCTACGGCGACGTGTTCCACCAGAACGAAGTGGAACAGTCGACCTACAACTTCGAACACGCCAACGTCGACAAGCTGTTCGAACTGTTCGACTTCTATGAAAGCGAAGCCAAGCGCCTGATCGAGCTGGACCAGCCGCTGCCGTTGCCGAGCTATGAAATGGTGTTGAAGGCGTCCCATACCTTCAACCTGCTGGACGCACGCCGGGCGATTTCCGTGACCGCGCGCCAGCAATACATCCTGCGTGTGCGCACCCTGGCGCGTTCCGTCGCGCAAGCCTACCTGATGGCCCGTGCCAAGCTGGGCTTCCCGATGGCGACCCCGGACCTGCGTGATGAAGTGTTGGCTAAGCTGGAGGCTGCACAATGA
- a CDS encoding lysophospholipid acyltransferase: MDKLKGALLVGALRLFALLPWRAVQAVGSAIGWLMWKLPNRSRDVVRINLAKCFPEMDPAERERLVGQSLKDIGKSLTESACAWIWPAQRSIELVREVEGLEVLKEALASGKGVVGITSHLGNWEVLNHFYCSQCKPIIFYRPPKLKAVDELLQKQRVQLGNKVAASTKEGILSVIKEVRKGGQVGIPADPEPAESAGIFVPFFATQALTSKFVPNMLAGGKAVGVFLHALRLPDGSGYKVILEAAPEAMYSTDTATACAAMSQVVERYVRAYPSQYMWSMKRFKKRPPGEARWY, from the coding sequence GTGGATAAGTTGAAAGGCGCCTTGCTGGTCGGCGCTCTGCGGTTGTTTGCGCTGCTGCCCTGGCGAGCGGTGCAGGCGGTGGGGTCGGCCATCGGCTGGCTCATGTGGAAACTGCCCAACCGCTCCCGCGACGTGGTGCGGATCAACCTCGCCAAGTGCTTTCCCGAGATGGACCCGGCCGAGCGCGAGCGCTTGGTGGGCCAGAGCCTCAAGGACATCGGCAAGTCCCTGACCGAAAGCGCCTGCGCCTGGATCTGGCCGGCCCAGCGCTCCATCGAACTGGTGCGTGAAGTCGAGGGCCTGGAAGTATTGAAAGAAGCGTTGGCGTCCGGAAAAGGCGTGGTGGGCATCACCAGCCACCTGGGCAACTGGGAAGTGCTCAACCACTTCTATTGCAGCCAGTGCAAACCGATCATTTTCTACCGTCCGCCCAAGCTCAAGGCGGTGGATGAACTGCTGCAGAAGCAACGGGTGCAACTGGGCAACAAGGTCGCGGCGTCCACCAAGGAAGGCATCCTCAGCGTCATCAAGGAAGTGCGCAAGGGCGGCCAAGTGGGTATACCCGCCGACCCGGAACCGGCCGAATCCGCCGGCATCTTCGTGCCCTTTTTCGCCACCCAGGCCCTGACCAGCAAGTTCGTACCGAACATGCTCGCCGGCGGCAAGGCCGTCGGCGTCTTCCTCCATGCCCTGCGCCTGCCGGACGGCTCCGGCTACAAAGTCATCCTCGAAGCCGCCCCCGAGGCCATGTACAGCACCGACACCGCAACCGCCTGCGCCGCCATGAGCCAGGTGGTGGAGCGTTACGTACGGGCGTACCCGAGCCAATACATGTGGAGCATGAAACGCTTCAAGAAACGCCCGCCGGGCGAGGCGCGGTGGTACTGA
- a CDS encoding methionine ABC transporter permease, with product MELLSSFFSNIDWLEIWLATGDTFLMLFGSLLFTVLLGLPLGVLLFLCSPRQLLEARGVYALLSLIVNILRSLPFIILLIVMIPFTVLITGTSLGVAGAIPPLVVGATPFFARLVETALREVDRGIIEATQAMGATTRQIIVNALLPEARPGIFAAITVTAITLVSYTAMAGVVGAGGLGDLAIRFGYQRFQTDVMVVTVVLLLVLVQVLQTVGDKLVVHFSRK from the coding sequence ATGGAACTGTTGAGTTCATTCTTCTCCAACATCGACTGGCTGGAAATCTGGCTGGCGACCGGCGACACCTTCCTGATGCTGTTCGGCTCGCTGTTGTTCACCGTGCTGCTCGGCCTGCCGCTGGGGGTGCTGCTGTTCCTGTGCAGCCCACGCCAGTTGCTCGAGGCCCGCGGCGTTTATGCGCTGTTGTCGCTGATCGTCAACATCCTGCGCTCGCTGCCGTTTATCATTCTGTTGATCGTGATGATTCCGTTCACGGTATTGATTACCGGCACCTCGTTGGGCGTGGCTGGCGCGATCCCACCGCTGGTGGTCGGCGCGACACCGTTCTTCGCCCGCCTGGTGGAAACCGCCCTGCGCGAAGTCGACCGCGGCATCATTGAAGCGACCCAGGCCATGGGCGCAACCACCCGACAGATCATCGTCAACGCCTTGCTGCCGGAAGCCCGTCCGGGCATCTTTGCAGCGATTACGGTGACAGCGATTACGCTGGTGTCCTACACGGCCATGGCCGGTGTGGTGGGCGCTGGTGGCTTGGGCGACCTGGCGATCCGGTTCGGTTACCAGCGTTTCCAGACCGATGTCATGGTGGTCACGGTGGTACTGCTGCTGGTGCTGGTCCAGGTCCTGCAAACCGTAGGCGACAAGCTGGTTGTGCATTTCTCTAGAAAATAA
- a CDS encoding MetQ/NlpA family ABC transporter substrate-binding protein, with translation MKKLLVAFAAAAAFSAHADTLTVAATPVPHAEILEFVKPALAKEGVDLKVKVFTDYIQPNVQVAEKRLDANFFQHQPYLDEFNKAKGTHLVSVAGVHLEPLGAYSSKYKKLEELPGGATVIIPNDATNGGRALLLLAKAGVIKLKDSNNILSTTKDIVENSKDLKFRELEAATIPRVLTQVDLALINTNYALEAKLDPSKDALVIEGSDSPYVNILVAREDDKESEAMKKLAAALHSPEVKAFILEKYKGAVLPAF, from the coding sequence ATGAAGAAGTTACTGGTTGCCTTCGCTGCCGCCGCAGCATTTTCCGCCCACGCCGACACCCTGACCGTTGCGGCAACGCCGGTGCCTCACGCGGAGATCCTTGAGTTCGTCAAACCGGCCCTGGCCAAAGAAGGCGTGGACCTCAAGGTCAAAGTCTTCACCGACTATATCCAGCCGAACGTACAGGTCGCCGAAAAGCGCCTGGACGCCAACTTCTTCCAGCACCAGCCGTACCTGGATGAGTTCAACAAGGCCAAGGGCACTCATCTGGTGAGCGTCGCCGGCGTGCACCTGGAACCCCTGGGCGCCTACTCGAGCAAGTACAAGAAACTTGAAGAACTGCCAGGTGGTGCCACCGTGATCATCCCCAACGACGCTACCAATGGCGGCCGTGCGCTGTTGCTGCTGGCGAAGGCTGGGGTAATCAAGCTGAAGGATTCGAACAACATCTTGTCGACCACCAAGGACATTGTGGAGAACTCGAAGGATCTGAAATTCCGTGAACTGGAAGCGGCGACCATTCCGCGTGTGCTGACTCAGGTGGACCTGGCGCTGATCAACACCAACTATGCGCTGGAAGCCAAGCTGGATCCGTCCAAGGATGCCCTGGTGATCGAAGGCAGCGACTCGCCTTACGTGAACATTCTGGTAGCCCGTGAGGACGACAAGGAAAGCGAGGCGATGAAGAAGCTGGCGGCTGCGCTGCATAGCCCGGAAGTGAAGGCGTTTATTCTGGAGAAATACAAAGGCGCGGTTTTGCCGGCGTTTTGA
- a CDS encoding organic hydroperoxide resistance protein: MNVLYTAVATSTGGRDGRAVSSDKILDVKLATPKALGGAGGEATNPEQLFAAGYSACFIGALKFVASQSKRSIPADASITAHVGIGQIPGGFGLDIDLHISLPGLDQTDAQALVDAAHQVCPYSKATRGNVDVRLHVAV; encoded by the coding sequence ATGAACGTTCTCTACACCGCAGTCGCAACCTCTACCGGTGGCCGTGATGGCCGTGCTGTTTCCAGCGACAAGATTCTCGACGTGAAACTGGCCACACCAAAGGCCTTGGGTGGAGCTGGCGGCGAAGCCACCAACCCAGAGCAACTGTTCGCAGCGGGCTACTCGGCTTGCTTCATTGGCGCACTGAAGTTTGTCGCCAGCCAAAGCAAACGCAGCATTCCTGCTGACGCTTCGATCACGGCACACGTTGGCATCGGCCAGATTCCTGGTGGTTTCGGTCTGGACATCGACTTGCACATCAGCCTGCCGGGCCTGGATCAAACCGATGCTCAAGCGCTGGTCGACGCCGCTCACCAAGTCTGCCCGTACTCCAAAGCGACCCGCGGCAACGTCGACGTCCGCTTGCACGTCGCCGTCTGA